In Maledivibacter sp., the genomic stretch ATTCCACTTCAGCTACATTCCCATGCAACCAGTGGATTAGCTAGTATGACTTACCTAAAGGGTATTGAGGCAGGAGTGGATATAATAGATACTGCGATTTCTCCATTTGCTTTAGGTACTTCTCAACCGCCTACAGAACCCCTTGTGGCTACCCTAAAGGATTCAAAGCGTGATACGGGATTAAGTATTGACAAACTAAATGAAATAGCAGAATACTTTAAGCCTATAAGGGAAAGAAGTATGGAAAGTGGACTTTTAAATCCTAAGGTGCTTGGTGTAAACATTAATACACTGATTTATCAAGTGCCTGGAGGAATGCTTTCAAATCTTGTTTCACAGTTAAAGATGCAAAATGCTTTAAATAAATTTGATGATGTATTAAAGGAAGTCCCTAGGGTGAGGGAAGACTTAGGATATCCTCCATTAGTTACACCAACAAGTCAAATTGTAGGAACTCAAGCAGTATTAAATGTTATAACTGGAGAAAGATATAAGATGGTTCCTAAAGAAGTAAAGGCATATGTGAAGGGTATGTATGGAAAATCTACGGTGCCAATGAAGGAAGAAATAATCAAAAAGATTATAGGCGATGAAGAGGTTATAACCTGTAGACCGGCGGATCTAATAAAACCTCAATTACAAGACATAAGAAATGAGATGAAGGAATACCTAGAGCAGGAAGAAGATGTATTGTCCTATGCATTATTCCCACAGGTTGCAGAAAACTTCTTTAAATACAGACGTGCTATGAAGTATAATATAGACAGTAATTTCGTTGATATGGAATTAAAAACCTATGCAGTATAAGTAGGGATAAACTAGGGAGAGGGGACAAAGGTATGAATCATAATTTATCTAAAAAGAACG encodes the following:
- a CDS encoding oxaloacetate decarboxylase subunit alpha, which gives rise to MAKVKITETILRDAHQSLIATRMKTEEMLPILEKLDEVGYHSLEMWGGATFDASLRFLDEDPWERLRAIRKKVKNTNLQMLLRGQNILGYKHYADDVVREFVKRSVGNGIDIIRIFDALNDVRNLRVALETTKKEGAHAQAAISYTISPVHTTDSYVKLAKDMESMGADSICIKDMSGLLTPYYAYELISALKKAVKIPLQLHSHATSGLASMTYLKGIEAGVDIIDTAISPFALGTSQPPTEPLVATLKDSKRDTGLSIDKLNEIAEYFKPIRERSMESGLLNPKVLGVNINTLIYQVPGGMLSNLVSQLKMQNALNKFDDVLKEVPRVREDLGYPPLVTPTSQIVGTQAVLNVITGERYKMVPKEVKAYVKGMYGKSTVPMKEEIIKKIIGDEEVITCRPADLIKPQLQDIRNEMKEYLEQEEDVLSYALFPQVAENFFKYRRAMKYNIDSNFVDMELKTYAV